The genomic stretch TACATTTGGGTAGGAAGGGCTTTTTTTCTTGAAAAAGAGGTCTTCTTTTCGCTATATTAAAAGGAAGATTAAAAAAGGCAAACAAGATGCACAATAGAACTATAGCAAAAAAGACTGCTTATTCTGAAGGAGGATACGATTTGAAAATTTTATCAGAAACCAAACATGAGCTTGATGGCTTAGTGTTACATACAATCAAAACTGAAAAATATAAAACAAATACAATTCTTTTAAAGCTGAGCGCGCCCCTTGAAGAAGAAACGGTTACACATCGCGCATTGCTTCCATATGTACTTCAAAGTGCAACAGCTAGCCTTTCATCTTCAAAAGAGCTTCAAGGATATCTAGAAGACTTGTACGGAGCTTCTTTACAGGTGGACTTGATGAAAAAAGGTGAACATCATGTTATGACGTTTCGCGTTGATGTAGCAAATGAAAAATATTTAAGAGATCAAACACCATTGCTTGAAAAATCGCTGCGTTTGCTAGGAGATGTACTTACAGACCCTCTTTTAGAAAATGGAGTATTTAAAGAGGATATCATAGCAAAAGAAAAACGTGCTTTAAAACAGCGTATTCAAGCCGTTTTTGATGATAAAATGCGCTATGCTAACCTGCGCCTCGTAGAAGAAATGTGCAAAAATGAACCATATCATCTACATGTAAACGGCAGACTTGAAGATATTGAGGGAATTACGGCTCAAAGTCTTTACGACTACTATAAAAAAATGCTAACTGAAAATAGCGCTGATCTTTATGTGATTGGAGATATTCAGGAAGACGAAGTTGTTCAGTATACAAAAGATATTTTTTCGTTTGAAAAAAGAGACGCAAGTAAGATCTCATCTCCAGCTCAAATGTCTGTAGAGAAAGAAAATGTTGTAGAAGAGAAGCAGCCTGTTAAACAAGGGAAATTAAACATGGGGTATCGAACAAATATTGTTTATGGAGACGATGATTATTTTGCGCTGCAAGTATACAACGGTATTTACGGTGGCTTTTCTCATTCCAAACTTTTTGCAAACGTAAGAGAAAAAGAAAGCCTTGCTTATTATGCAGCGTCTCGTGTTGAAAGTCATAAAGGACTTTTAATGGTCATGTCAGGAATTGATATGAAAAACTATGACAAAGCGGTTTCCATTATTAAAGAGCAAAGTGACGCAATGAAAAATGGCGACTTTGATGAAAACACATTAAGTCAAACAAAAGCCGTAATACGCAACCAACTTTTAGAAACAGTTGACACAGCAAGAGGTCTTGTTGAAGTTATGTATCATAACGAGCTGACGGAAAATAAGGTTAGTATTGATGAATATTTAAAAAGAATTGAAGCTGTCACTAAAGAGGAAGTTGTTGCTGTTGCCCAAAAAGTTCAGCTTGATACAATTTATTTCTTAAAAGGAGAGGGTGGTGAATAAAATGAAGGAAATTACATTCGAAAATTTAAATGAAAAACTTTACTACGAAAAAATGGATAGCGGATTAGATGTGTATGTTCTTCCAAAAGAAGGGTTCAATAAAACATTTGCAACGTTTACAACAAAATACGGCTCAATTGACAATACGTTTGTACCGCTAGGAGAGAGCGAAAAAATTACGGTGCCGGATGGAATTGCTCATTTTCTAGAGCACAAACTTTTTGAAAAAGAAGATGGCGACGTTTTCCAGAACTTTAGTAAACAAGGAGCTTCAGCGAATGCATTTACATCATTCACAAGAACAGCTTATTTGTTTTCAAGCACAAATAATTTCGAAGAAAATTTTGAAACATTAATTGATTTTGTACAAGAACCATACTTTACGGAAAAAACAGTTGAGAAAGAAAAAGGAATCATTGGGCAAGAAATTACAATGTATGACGACAATCCAGACTGGCGTGCATATTTCGGTGTTATTCAAAACATGTATCATAACCATCCTGTTAAAATTGATATCGCAGGAACAATTGAATCGATTAGCCATATAACAAAAGATGACCTTTATACGTGCTACAATACGTTCTATCACCCAAGCAACATGCTTCTTTTTGTTGTAGGGCCGCAAAATCCGGAGAAAGTAATGGAGTTTGTTCGGGAAAATCAAGCGAAAAAAGATTATCAAGATCAAGATGAAATCAAACGTTATTTTGACAATGAGCCCCAAGAGGTAGCTGAGAAGAAACAAGTGTTAAAAATGTCTGTTCAGTCTTCTAAATGTCTTGTTGGAATCAAAGCGAAAAATCCGCATAGAAGTGGAGAAGAGCTTTTAAAATATGAACTAAGCGTAAATGTGCTTCTTGATTATCTTTTTGGAAAGAGCTCTTCACACTATGAGAAAATGTATGATGGAGGCCTTATCGATGAAACTTTCTCATATGACTACACAGAAGAGGGCGGATTTGGGTTTGCGATCATTGGCGGAGATACAGAGGAACCTGAGCGCTTGACTGAAGAAATCCAAAGTGTTTTGCTTTCCTTTAAAGATGCAGAAATAGATAAAAAACAGTTTGAGCGCATTTGTAAGAAAAAGATTGGTGGATTTCTCCAAGCGCTCAATTCACCTGAATTTATTGCAAATCAGTTCACACGCTATGCTTTTAACGATATGGATTTATTCCGTGTTGTGGAGACGCTTGAAGCATTAACAACAGAAGATATGACAAAGGTAGCAGAAGACTTAATTGATGAAAAGTGCTTTACCGTTTGTCAAGTGGTTCCTTCTTGAATTACCCATCACTCCATTTCTAAGAAAATTTGAAGTGAAATTCTGCTCGTTTAAAAGGATAAAAATGGCCCCCATTGAGTATCAATGGGGGCTTTCATAGGTCAAACAGAAAGGAAGAGGAGAAAAGTGAAAACAGTACTTATCACAGGAGCAAGTGGAGGAATAGGCAAAGAAATAGCACGTACGCTCTCTAGCCATTATCGACTTGTTCTTCACTATCATCGAAATGAAGAAAGCGTACGAGCCTTAGCTTTAGAACTTGAAAATCAAACAGAAGTGTTCGTTGTAAGTGGAGACTTAAGTAAGGAAAATGGCGTAACAGAGATTTTACAACAAATTGTTGTTCCAATCGATGCGCTTGTCTACAACTGCGGGAAAAGTCAATATGGTTTGTTAACAGATGTTAGTAACGAAGAACTAAGCGATATGCTTATGCTTCACGTTCAATCTCCCCTTCGTCTCGTGCGAGAGCTTCTGCCTTCTATGGTTCGTAAGCGTGAAGGATCCATTGTGCTTGTTTCATCTATTTGGGGATTAACAGGTGCTTCATGTGAAACTGTTTATTCAACTGTAAAAGGAGCTCAGAATGCATTTGTAAAGGCGCTGGCAAAAGAAGTAGGACTAAGTGGCATTCGTGTTAATGCGATTGCTCCTGGTGTGATTGATACGCCCATGGTTGCTGACTTTAACGAAGAAGAAAAAAGAATGATGGAAGAAGAAATTCCTCTTGGTAGAATGGGTCGTCCAGATGAAGTGGCAAATGTTGCTGAGTTTTTATTGTCGGATAAAGCGTCCTATATTACAGGACAAATTATTTCGACAAATGGTGGATGGTATACATAAAAGCCAAGAAAACAGACAAACTAAGGAACGAAACTACAAACAAGGAGGGTTCCTCATGTCTGTTTTAGAAAACTGGGATACGTGGAAAAACTTTTTAGGAGATCGTCTTCACCATGCTCAAAATCAAGGTATGGATAATGAAATTGTCTCAGAATTTGCTTATAAAATTGGCGATTACTTAGCAAACCAAGTAGAAGCGAAAACAGAGCAAGAAAAGATTTTAGCAGATCTTTGGAGTGTGGCTTCTAAAGATGAGCAACACGCAATTGCTAACATGATGGTAAAACTTGTACAAAATAACGGGTCACAAAAATAAGAGAGGAGTAATCCTCTCTTTTTTTGTGTATTTTTGAAAATATTGTTCATAAATTCATACTCATGGTTTATTATTTCTGTAAAATCATTTATATTAGAATACATAAACGTAGAAAAGAAACAGGCAGGAATGGAAAGAATTAATGGAGATAGGAGCACGGACAATGGAAAAGATTGAATGGTATTTAGAATATCAGATCCAAAAGAACCGTCCTGGTTTACTCGGAGACATTTCCTCTCTTTTAGGGATGTTAGCGATAAATATCGTGACGATAAACGGAGTAGACGATCAGCGCCGTGGTCTTTTGCTTCGCTGTGATTCTAACGACCAAATTAAAAGACTTGAATCTATTTTAAAGACGATGGATAATATAGTGGTAACAAAACTTCGTGAGCCAAAGCTTCGCGATAGACTTGCTGTCCGTCATGGTCGCTATATTCAGCGCGATGCGGATGATAAGAAAACATTTCGATTTGTGCGTGATGAGCTCGGTTTGCTTGTTGATTTTATGGCAGAGCTTTTTAAAAAAGAAGGTCATAAGCTTATTGGAATTAGAGGCATGCCTAGGGTAGGGAAAACAGAATCTATTGTAGCTGCAAGTGTTTGTGCGAACAAGAGATGGCTTTTTGTTTCCTCAACGCTTTTAAAACAAACGATTCGAAGTCAGCTTATTGAAGACGAATATAGTCCGAATAACTTGTTTATTTTAGACGGTATTGTTTCGACAAAACGGGCAAGTGAAAAACATTGGCAGCTTGTGCGAGAAGTGATGAGACTTGATGCAACAAAAATTATCGAGCATCCAGATATTTTTGTGCAAAATAGTGAGTATACACTCGATGATTTTTCCTATATTATTGAATTACGCAACTCTCCAGAAGAGGAAATTACATACGAACCCGTTGAAGGTCCATCCCTCATTGATGGGAATGGTTTTTCTATGTTTGATTTTTAGCATAATTGGTAGGTGTTAGCATTGACAGAGTTAGGAAAAAGGTTAAAGGAAGCACGTATTGAAAAAGGCTTATCGCTTGAAGATTTACAAAAGGAAACAAAAATCCAAAAGCGTTACTTGGCAGGGATTGAAGAAGGAAATTATGATTTAATGCCGGGGAAATTTTACGTGCGCGCGTTTATTAAGCAGTATTGTGAAGCTGTTGGTCTAAACGTTGAACAGACGTTTGAACAGTATCATGCTGACATACCGTCCGCACAGCACCAAGTTGCTCCAGAAGAGCTTTCTCGTGTGAAAACAAGAACAAAGGAAGTAGCTCCTAAAAATTCAAAAGTGCTTGATGCCTTGCCAAAAGCCATCATTGCGGCTGTTGTAGTTGGTGTCCTTGTCTTAGGATGGGTGATTGCTCTTTACATCAATAAAGACGATAAAGAGCAGGCAAACAGCAACGATTCGAAAGTTGAATCACAGTCAGAGCAGTCATCAGATGCGCAAAAAGAAGATAGTAACGATGACAGTGAGCAAGCATCAACAAAAACGGATGATAATAAGGAAGCAGAAAAGAAAGAAGACGCTAAAAAAGAAGAGGAAAAGGAAAAAGAGTCGGATAAAGATGAATCTAAATCCAAGCTTACAGCTGTAGAAGGTGCAGCAAATGCAGGCACATACAAGCTTGAAGGAGCAGACGAGTTTAAGCTTGAATTAACGGCTACGGCTACAACTCCTTCATGGGTAGGCGTAACAAATGGCAAAGGCAACTCTTTCTTTAGCAGCATGCTTCAAAAAGGCAAAACAGAAACCATTGATTTAACGAATGAGCAAGAGGTGAAAATCCGAGTTGGTTTTGCTCCTGGCGTTGAAGTGAAAGTAAATGGTGAAGTTGTTCAATATCCAAGCGATCCGAAGCAAAACGTAACGCAGAACGTTTTCATTCAATATGATGGATCTGAAGCGAATAGCGAATCATAATCGTTTCTATACGAGCTTGGTATGTACCGAATAACTGGAGGAATCAACTGTGAATTTACCAAATAAGATTACTGTAGCACGAATATTTTTAATTCCTATCTTCCTTATTATTATGTTAGCAGGCTTTGATTGGGGCACGCTACATGTTGGGGAGACAAGCTTACCTGTTGTAGATCTTGTTGGAGCTATTATTTTTATCATTGCTTCAACAACGGATTGGATTGACGGCTACTATGCCCGTAAGCTTAATATGGTCACAAACTTAGGGAAGTTTCTAGATCCGTTAGCAGATAAACTCCTCGTTTCAGCAGCTCTTATTGTTCTTGTAGATATTGAGCTTGCTCCAGCGTGGATGGTTATTGTTATCATTAGCCGAGAATTTGCTGTAACAGGTCTTCGTCTTTTACTAGCAGGTGAAGGAGAAGTATCTGCTGCTGGACAGCTTGGCAAAATTAAAACATGGGCTCAAATTGTAGCCATTGCTGCGCTTCTTTTACACAATGTACCGTTTTCTCTTCTTTCGATTCCGTTTGGAGAGATTGCTCTTTGGATAGCGGTTATTTTTACCGTTATTTCAGGGTGGGACTACTTTGTAAAAGGAAAGCACGTGTTTATTAACTCTAAATAAGAGGAAAAGGGATTTTAGACACTTTGTTTAAAATCCCTTTTACGTATATTTAAAGGAGACGATTTTGATGAATGCAGAAATCATTGGTGTAGGATCTGAGCTTTTGCTTGGACAAATCGCAAACACAAACGCCCAATTTTTATCAAAACAGCTTGCATCACTAGGTGTAAATGTATATTATCACACAGTTGTAGGAGATAATCCGAAACGTCTAGAAACCGCGATTGAAGCAGCTAAGGAACGCGCAGATCTTCTTGTTTTTACTGGAGGGTTAGGGCCTACAAAAGACGACTTAACGAAAGAAACTGTTGCAAAATCACTAGGAAGATCGCTTGTATCACACGAGGAGTCACTCTCTTCTATCAAAGACTATTTTGTAAAAACAAAGCGAGTGATGACACCGAATAATGAAAAGCAGGCGCTCGTTGTAGAAGGCTCAGATGTGTTATTAAATGATCATGGCATGGCGCCTGGAATGTATATTGAAGCTGACGGTAAAACGTACATTATGCTTCCAGGACCACCAAAAGAAATGAAGCCAATGTTTGAAAATTATGCGAAATCTCATATCTTAGACCGCCTTGGTGTGAAAGATCAAATTATTTCTCGGGTGCTGCGCTTTTTTGCGATTGGAGAATCACAGCTCGAGACGGAAATTGAAGATCTTTTAGAAGCTCAAAGCAATCCAACAATTGCACCGCTTGCAGGAGATGGGGAAGTTACACTTCGCTTAACAGCTAAGCATGAGACAGAAGAAGGGGCATTAGCTTTACTAAAAGAAATTGAAGATAAAATTCAAGAGCGCGTTGGCGAATATTTCTATGGATATGACCAAACAACATTGTTTTCTGAAGCACTCAAAAAGCTTGGTGAAAAGAACTGGACATTAGCAAGTGCTGAAAGCTTAACAGGCGGCTTGTTTAGTGAAAGAATGACAAGTATCTCAGGTTCTGGTGAGCATATGAGAGGCAGCATTGTCACATATCATGATAATATTAAAGAACATGTTTTAGGTGTGGACACTGACGTTCTTCAAAAACATGGCGCAATTAGTGAACAATGTGCGCGCCAAATGGCTGAGAAAATAAAAGAAAAGTTTAATACATCAGTAGGAATCAGTTTCACAGGAGTTGCAGGTCCAAACACAGCTGAAGGACATCCTGTTGGCCATGTTTTTGTTGGCCTTGCCATCGAAGGGAAAGAAACGGTTGTTCACGAACTGAACCTTCAAGGAACAAGAGAAGGGATTCGTAAAAGAACCGTCAACTATGGAGCATATTACTTATTAAAAGAGGACAGTGAGCTATAAAAGCTCGCTGTTTTTTACAGAGAAAAAATCGAATGAATGTTCGACTTTTTCCTTGGCAAATGACTTAAAAAGATGTATAGTAGTAATAGAAGCTCCCACCGAAAAATAAAGTGTGGGAGAGGAGATACTCGCTTTTTAAAACAGACTATTATACTAGCAATAGTTTTAATACATTGTGCTTTCAAAGCGCTAAAGGAGGAAATCAATTGAGCGATCGTCAAGCTGCGTTAGATATGGCTTTAAAGCAAATTGAGAAACAGTTTGGTAAAGGTTCTATTATGAAATTAGGAGAAGACACTGAACGTAAGATTTCCAGCGTTCCAAGTGGTTCACTTGCACTGGATGTGGCGCTTGGAATAGGTGGATATCCACGCGGACGTATTGTAGAAGTATATGGCCCAGAAAGCTCTGGTAAAACAACGTTTGCTCTACATGCAATTGCAGAAGTACAAGCGGAAGGTGGACAAGCTGCTTTCATCGATGCAGAGCATGCTCTTGATCCAGTTTATGCAAGAAACCTAGGTGTAAAAGTAGATGAACTTCTTTTATCACAGCCAGATACAGGTGAGCAAGCGTTAGAAATCGCAGAAGCTCTTGTACGAAGCGGTGCTGTGGATATTGTTGTTGTCGACTCTGTTGCAGCTCTTGTACCAAAAGCAGAGATTGAAGGGGAAATGGGTGACTCACACGTTGGTTTACAAGCTCGTCTTATGTCACAAGCTCTTCGTAAGCTTTCAGGTGCAATCAACAAGTCTAACACAATTGCTTTGTTCATCAACCAAATTCGTGAAAAAGTGGGCGTAATGTTCGGTAACCCAGAAACAACTCCTGGTGGACGCGCGCTTAAATTCTATTCTTCTGTTCGTCTTGAAATTCGTCGTGCAGAACAGCTTAAGCAAGGTAACGACGTTGTCGGAAACAAAACAAGAGTTAAAGTTGTAAAAAATAAAGTAGCACCACCATTCCGTACAGCTGAAGTAGATATTATGTATGGAGAAGGTGTGTCTAGAGAAGGCGAACTTTTAGATATCGGTTCTGAACTTGATATCGTTCAAAAAAGCGGTGCTTGGTACTCTTACAACGAAGAACGTCTTGGACAAGGTCGCGAGAATGCGAAACAGTTCTTGAAAGAAAATAAAGAGATTGCTGCTGAGATTCGTAGCCAAATTCGTCTTCACCATGGTTTAGATGAAGAAATGGCCCAACAGGCAGAAGAACAAGAAAGAGTAGAAGTTCCAGAATAAAAGGCTGATTTTTTCAGCCTTTTTTTTATAATAAAATATTGATATACATAGAGTAGAAAAGCTTTTAAGCATAAAAAGAGAGAGTAATGGAGAAAATGGAACTAGGTGGAAAATTACTCTCATCCTTTCAAAGAAAAGAATTTGAACAAATTGGAAGGCTTGACAATAAATTTTGCCACCTTTACAATTAATATGTATATCTTATATTAATGTAATGAATCAGTTGCTATGTAAAAAAGCGAATTGATGTTACAATGGAATAGGAGAACGGACACGTGCTCAATCAGCATGTGTTAACATGAGTCAAAAGCTTTGCTTACCGTTCGGCTCGCTTTGATATAAGACTCAAAACTCGGGTCGCTTTTTTTATAGCGACGGCTTTTTTTACAGGCCTTTGTATGTATATGGAAACATGAAAAATGTACATGCCGACAAGACAATTTATTTATAGCAAGAGGAGGTGAAAAGGATGGAAACTATTACAATCATCTCCGCTTTGCTTACCTTAATCGTCGGTATTGTTGTTGGGTATTTTATTCGCAGATCTATTGCAGAGGCGAAGATCGCAGGCGCGAAAAGTGCTGCGGAACAGATTGTGGACGAAGGAAAACGCGAAGCAGAATCCTTGAAAAAAGAAGCATTGCTAGAAGCGAAAGACGAAATTCACAAGCTTCGTACAGAAGCTGAGCAAGAAATTCGAACTCGCCGAACAGAGCTTCAAAAACAAGATAATCGCTTAATGCAAAAAGAAGAGAACCTTGACCGAAAAGACGAGACGCTAGACAAGCGTGAAACGGCACTTGAAGGGAAAGAACATTCTCTTACACAGAGACAACAACAAATAGAAGAAATGGAAAGCAAAGCGGAAGAAATGCTAGCTGCTCACCAAACAGAGCTTGAACGAATTTCAAGCTTAACGCGTGAAGAAGCGAAGCAAATTATTCTTGACCGCGTAGAGAATGAACTCTCACATGATGCGGCCGTGATGATTAAAGAAAGTGAACATCGAGCAAAAGAAGAAGCGGACAAGAAAGCAAAAGAAATCCTGTCGCTTGCTCTCCAAAGATGTGCAGCAGACCACGTTGCTGAAACAACAGTATCAGTTGTTAACTTGCCAAACGATGAAATGAAAGGACGAATTATCGGACGTGAAGGCCGAAACATTCGAACACTAGAAACATTAACAGGTATTGATCTTATTATTGATGATACACCAGAAGCAGTCATTTTATCAGGTTTTGATCCTATTCGTCGTGAAACAGCAAGAATTGCACTTGATAAACTTGTTCAAGATGGACGTATCCATCCAGCTCGTATTGAGGAAATGGTCGAAAAATCTCGTCGTGAGGTTGATGAGTACATTCGAGAAGTTGGAGAACAAACAACATTTGAAGTTGGTGTTCACGGACTCCATCCAGATTTAATTAAAATTTTAGGACGCTTGAAGTTCCGTACAAGCTATGGTCAAAACGTCTTAAAACACTCAATGGAAGTGGCTTTCCTAGCAGGCCTTATGGCAGCAGAGCTTGGGGAAGATGCCGTTCTTGCACGCCGGGCAGGGCTGCTTCATGATATTGGAAAAGCGATTGATCATGAAGTAGAAGGAAGCCACGTTGAGATTGGGGTTGAGCTCGCAACAAAATATAAAGAGCACCCTGTCGTCATTAATGCCATCGCTTCTCACCACGGTGACGCTGAACCAACATCAATTATCGCTGTGCTTGTAGCAGCTGCTGATGCGCTTTCGGCTGCACGCCCTGGAGCAAGAAGTGAAACGCTTGAAAACTATATTCGTCGCTTAGAAAGACTTGAAGAGATTTCAGAAGGTTATGAAGGCGTCGAAAAATCATTTGCAATTCAAGCAGGTCGTGAAGTTCGAATTATGGTGAAACCAGATACGATTGATGACCTTCAGGCGCATCGTTTAGCTCGAGATATTCGCAAGCGAATTGAAGAGGAGCTCGATTACCCTGGCCACATTAAAGTCACGGTTATTCGTGAAACAAGAGCCGTTGAATATGCAAAATAAATAACGCCAAATAGTCTCGGAAACATCGTTTCCGAGACTATCTTATTTCTATCAGCTTAAAACGAGAATTTGAACGTAGAAGGGATTTAATTATGAAGATTTTATTTGTCGGAGATGTTGTAGGCTCTCCAGGAAGAGAAATGATAGAAGACTATTTGCCACGTTTAAAGCAAAAGTTTTCTCCAAATATGATTATTGTAAACGGAGAAAATGCCGCACATGGTAAAGGAATTACAGAGAAAATTTACCGAGGCTTTCTAAATAGTGGAGCACACGTTGTTACACTAGGAAACCATGCATGGGATAAGCGCGAGATTTTTGATTTCATTGACAACGCAAAACAGCTTGTTCGTCCTGCAAACTTTCCAGAAGGAACGCCAGGAAAAGGGCTTGTTTTTTATCCATATCGAAATACAGAAGTCGCAGTTATTAACTTGCAAGGTCGCGCGTTCTTACCTCCAATTGATTGTCCATTTAAAAAAATCGATGAACTTATCGAAGAAGCCCGCAAGCGTACGTCTCTTATTTTTGTTGATTTTCATGGAGAAGCAACAAGTGAAAAACAAGCGCTTGGTTGGTACGTAGATGGCCGTGTTTCAGCTGTTGTGGGCACACACACACATGTTCAAACAGCAGATAACCGTGTTCTTCCAAAAGGAACGGCTTATATTTCAGATGTTGGAATGACAGGTCCGTATGACGGAATTTTAGGAATGAGCCGTGAAGCTGTTCTACGCCGTTTTCAAAC from Priestia filamentosa encodes the following:
- a CDS encoding TIGR00282 family metallophosphoesterase translates to MKILFVGDVVGSPGREMIEDYLPRLKQKFSPNMIIVNGENAAHGKGITEKIYRGFLNSGAHVVTLGNHAWDKREIFDFIDNAKQLVRPANFPEGTPGKGLVFYPYRNTEVAVINLQGRAFLPPIDCPFKKIDELIEEARKRTSLIFVDFHGEATSEKQALGWYVDGRVSAVVGTHTHVQTADNRVLPKGTAYISDVGMTGPYDGILGMSREAVLRRFQTALPVRFEVEEGRKQLSAVLIDIEDKTGKAKKIERILINDDHPFFV